A window of the Gossypium hirsutum isolate 1008001.06 chromosome A05, Gossypium_hirsutum_v2.1, whole genome shotgun sequence genome harbors these coding sequences:
- the LOC107958236 gene encoding ATP sulfurylase 2, translating into MSLTIKSHFASRTYLSFTTKPSRFTGYNTKIRPNSIYHFNPLRLTYYQPKKMQAPVQYSPAPLIKSSLIEPDGGALVDLVVPEGERGAKTIEAESLPKVRLTKIDVEWVHVISEGWANPLKGFMREDEYLQSLHFSSLRLKDGYVVNMSLPIVLAIDDETKERIGSSSHVGLVGPDGDLIAILRSIEIYKHNKEERIARTWGTTAPGLPYVEEVITPAGNWLIGGDLEVLKPIKYNDGLDHYRLSPKQLRKEFDRRNADAVFAFQLRNPVHNGHALLMNDTRRRLLEMGFKNPILLLHPLGGFTKADDVPLDVRMEQHSKVLEDGVLDPETTIVAIFPSPMHYAGPTEVQWHAKARINAGANFYIVGRDPAGMGHPTEKRDLYDPDHGKKVLSMAPGLEKLNILPFRVAAYDIVAKKMAFFDPSRAKDFLFISGTKMRTYARTGENPPDGFMCPGGWEVLVKYYESLQAEEATQQPAAVSS; encoded by the exons ATGTCTCTAACAATTAAATCTCACTTCGCTTCTCGTACTTACCTCAGCTTCACCACTAAACCCAGCAGATTCACGGGTTATAACACTAAGATCCGACCAAATtctatttaccattttaatcctttaaGATTAACTTATTACCAACCCAAAAAAATGCAAGCCCCCGTCCAGTATTCTCCGGCTCCCTTGATCAAGAGCTCGTTGATCGAGCCTGATGGCGGGGCCCTCGTCGATCTGGTAGTCCCAGAGGGCGAAAGGGGAGCGAAGACGATTGAGGCCGAGTCATTGCCGAAGGTGAGGCTAACCAAAATCGACGTGGAGTGGGTGCATGTAATCAGCGAAGGCTGGGCTAATCCTTTGAAAGGATTTATGAGGGAAGATGAGTATTTGCAAAGCTTACATTTTAGTTCTCTGAGATTGAAAGATGGGTATGTTGTCAACATGTCACTTCCCATTGTTTTGGCTATTGATGATGAGACTAAGGAGAGAATCGGGTCTTCTTCCCATGTTGGGTTGGTTGGACCTGATGGAGACTTGATCGCCATTCTTAGGAG CATTGAAATCTACAAGCATAACAAAGAAGAAAGAATAGCTAGAACATGGGGAACAACTGCACCAGGTTTGCCATACGTGGAGGAAGTCATTACTCCTGCTGGAAACTGGCTCATTGGAGGTGACCTAGAAGTTTTGAAACCTATAAAATATAATGATGGGCTTGATCACTACAGACTTTCCCCCAAGCAACTCAGAAAGGAATTCGATAGGCGTAATGCTGATGCTGTTTTTGCTTTTCAGCTAAGGAATCCTGTGCATAATGGACATGCACTATTGATGAATGATACTCGGAGACGACTTCTGGAAATGGGTTTCAAGAATCCAATCCTCTTACTTCATCCTTTAGGTGGTTTCACCAAGGCTGATGATGTGCCCTTGGATGTTCGGATGGAGCAACACAGCAAG GTCCTAGAAGATGGAGTCCTTGACCCTGAGACTACCATTGTGGCCATTTTCCCATCACCTATGCATTATGCAGGTCCAACAGAGGTACAGTGGCATGCCAAGGCAAGGATAAATGCTGGGGCTAACTTCTATATTGTTGGTCGTGATCCTGCCGGAATGGGTCACCCAACAGAGAAAAGGGATCTGTATGACCCTGATCATGGGAAAAAAGTTCTAAGCATGGCTCCTGGCTTGGAAAAGCTTAATATTTTGCCGTTTAGG GTTGCGGCTTATGACATAGTGGCAAAGAAGATGGCATTTTTTGATCCTTCGCGTGCCAAAGATTTCCTCTTCATCTCTGGAACCAAG ATGCGAACCTATGCAAGAACTGGTGAGAACCCTCCCGATGGTTTTATGTGTCCTGGAGGATGGGAAGTCCTTGTCAAATACTACGAGAGTTTGCAAG